CGGATGCGGCGGTCAACGATGCGGATTTCGCGCACCACCATGTCGTGCTCGATCCCGCTGGTACTGCCGTGGCGATCCTGCAGGGCGCGGCTGCGATCGACCACCCGGCCGAGGCGCGTGGACAGCAGGTTCATGATATTGCCCAGCGCCACCAGCACGAACACCGGGGCAAGCGCCAGCTGGATGGTCTGCGCGATCATGCGCGCCAGATAAGGACGCCCGCGGCCGATTGGAAACGAATCCGCGCCCCGCGAGTCAAGTCTGAGTTGAACGAGGGGAATGAATCATGGCCGCACGCGCATACTGGCAGGGGCAGATCAGGCTGGCGCTGGTGTCCATCCCGGTCGAGATCTACCCCGCGACGAAATCCGGCGCCTCGATCTCGTTCCGCCAGATCCACCAGCCCACGGGCAAGCCGATCAATTATGAAAAAGTGGTCCAGGGCATCGGCCCGGTGGACCGTGACGAGATCGTCAAGGGGTACGAGATATCCAAGGGCAACTTCGTGCTGCTGGAGGACGACGAGATCGAAGCGGCGAAGATCGAAAGCAAGCGCACGCTGGAGCTGGTCCAGTTCGTCGATGCGGACGAGATCGACGTGTTCTATTTCGAAAAGCCGTATTACGTCGTCCCGCAGGACGACCTCGCCGAAGAAGCATTCATCGTCCTGCGCGAGGCCTTGCGCGCCAAGAAGAAAGTGGCGCTGGGCCAGCTGTCGGTGCGCGGGCGCGAACAGCTCGTCAGCCTGAAGCCCTGCGGCAAGGGCATCGTCATGGAAACGCTGCGCTACGAAGACGAAGTGCGCGGCGCGCAGAGCTATTTCAAGGACATCCCCGCCAGCAAGCCGGCCAAGGAGATGCTGGCGCTGGCCGGATCGCTGATCGACCAGAAAAGCGCGCCGTTCGACGCGGGCGAATTCCGCGACCGGTATGTCGACGCGCTGATGAAGCTGGTGGAAAAGAAGGCGAAGTCCAAGGGCAAAAAAGTGCTGGAGGATGTCGCGGAGCCCGAGACCGGCGGCAAGTCCAACGTCATCGAC
This sequence is a window from Tsuneonella aeria. Protein-coding genes within it:
- a CDS encoding Ku protein, translating into MAARAYWQGQIRLALVSIPVEIYPATKSGASISFRQIHQPTGKPINYEKVVQGIGPVDRDEIVKGYEISKGNFVLLEDDEIEAAKIESKRTLELVQFVDADEIDVFYFEKPYYVVPQDDLAEEAFIVLREALRAKKKVALGQLSVRGREQLVSLKPCGKGIVMETLRYEDEVRGAQSYFKDIPASKPAKEMLALAGSLIDQKSAPFDAGEFRDRYVDALMKLVEKKAKSKGKKVLEDVAEPETGGKSNVIDLMAALKKSVGGSPEPAEKSPARKGAAKKPAAKTAAKKAPAAKARKRA